One genomic region from Balaenoptera musculus isolate JJ_BM4_2016_0621 chromosome X, mBalMus1.pri.v3, whole genome shotgun sequence encodes:
- the LOC118888666 gene encoding 40S ribosomal protein S27-like yields the protein MPLAKDLLHPSPKEEKRKHKKKRLVQSPNSYFMDVKCPGCYKITTVFSHAQTVVLCVGCSTVLCQPTGGKARLTEGCSFRRKQH from the coding sequence ATGCCTCTCGCAAAGGATCTCCTTCATCCCTCTCCaaaagaggagaagaggaaacacaagAAGAAGCGCCTGGTGCAGAGCCCCAATTCCTATTTCATGGATGTGAAATGCCCAGGATGCTATAAAATCACCACCGTCTTTAGCCATGCACAAACAGTAGTTTTGTGTGTTGGCTGCTCTACCGTCCTCTGTCAGCCTACAGGAGGAAAAGCAAGGCTTACAGAAGGGTGCTCCTTCAGACGGAAGCAGCACTAA